In Mytilus edulis chromosome 13, xbMytEdul2.2, whole genome shotgun sequence, a single window of DNA contains:
- the LOC139502193 gene encoding major royal jelly protein 1-like — translation MKTMLKDSKLLIPENIAISNLDVLNGQIFTPIDRTSKPGIPASLNTVIKRNGNSLLKPFPNLRMNRAGDCNSIQSAISVKIDPNTNLIWIIDEGVVNKVRFCRRKLMIFDIRTRREVFRHIFPDSVISESSKLFDLTLDRDHDLTKYAYIVDSLAFKLIVLDTVTNKSRWFSHPSMEAEETAGNITVNGETIFSRGGINGISISSDFKFVYYFSVASFKTWQIPTSILRDCSSDNITFAANVRMVGIRQDHAVSLTSGTRSFFFPAQEIDDILKWDRVQDINYYGSEKGVNIRSLQRLFSTTAFNWVSGMHIDNGYLFFITNKLYKIRLGTMDFSGNDGPNFSIQKIFVGEDSYLLGTQYVK, via the coding sequence ATGAAAACTATGTTAAAAGACTCGAAACTGCTTATTCCAGAAAATATTGCAATATCAAATCTTGATGTATTAAACGGACAAATATTTACACCTATAGATAGGACATCTAAGCCTGGAATTCCTGCATCTCTTAATACTGTAATAAAAAGAAACGGAAATTCCCTTCTTAAACCATTTCCTAACCTACGCATGAATAGAGCTGGCGATTGTAACAGCATTCAATCTGCAATAAGCGTTAAAATTGACCCTAATACGAATCTTATATGGATTATAGACGAAGGAGTTGTAAATAAGGTCCGATTTTGTCGTAGAAAACTAATGATTTTTGATATCAGAACGAGGCGAGAGGTATTTCGGCATATATTTCCCGACTCGgttatttctgaatcatcaaaGCTCTTTGATCTAACTTTGGATAGAGATCATGATTTAACTAAATATGCCTATATTGTTGATTCTCTGGCATTTAAACTTATTGTTTTAGATACCGTAACAAACAAATCTAGGTGGTTTTCACATCCTTCAATGGAGGCCGAAGAAACCGCGGGAAATATTACTGTAAACGGTGAAACTATCTTTAGCAGAGGAGGAATAAACGGCATTTCTATTTCATCGGACTtcaaatttgtttattatttctCCGTTGCTAGTTTCAAAACATGGCAAATACCTACAAGTATACTAAGAGATTGTTCATCCGACAATATCACATTTGCTGCAAACGTCAGAATGGTCGGTATTCGTCAAGACCATGCTGTAAGTTTGACTTCCGGAACAAGAAGCTTCTTTTTCCCTGCACAAGAAATCGATGATATATTGAAATGGGACCGTGTACAAGACATCAATTATTACGGGAGCGAAAAAGGAGTAAACATTCGGTCATTACAGAGGCTTTTTTCAACCACTGCCTTCAATTGGGTTTCTGGGATGCATATAGATAACGGATATTTATTCTTCATCACAAATAAGTTATATAAAATCCGTCTCGGAACCATGGATTTTTCAGGCAACGATGGACCAAATTTTTCAATACAGAAGATCTTTGTTGGGGAAGATAGCTATTTGCTAGGAACACAATATGTGAAATAA
- the LOC139500832 gene encoding dopaminechrome tautomerase-like — translation MFYMFTMMTVHFVLFVFGFCVLITIAHANRYTQNIDGKTKIMHEWVTLEYNFPLPMKRSLIDQKLLIPENLALVNMDVIRGSIFTTIGRTSNPGIPATLNTVIKRNGKSLLKPFPSLRLNRAGDCNSIQSAQSIKIDPNTNYIWVLDEGKVNNIRFCRRKLVVYCIKTRQEVFRHIFPDSVLSESSMLFDLTLDREQGLTRYVYVADSIANNLIVVDAVTNASWLFSHPSMEGEASAGNITVNGETIFSRGGINGISTTSDFKFVYYFCVASFKTWQIPTSILRNPSADSIAFDENVRMIGIRQHHAVSLTSGTSSFYFPALEINDIIKWDRKQDILLDGSEEVVNLRSLQRLSSSTALNFADGMHVDNGYLYFVTNKLHKVRLGNLDFTGDDGPNFTIGKIFVGEESYLLGTHPKSYKKCNLH, via the exons ATGTTTTACATGTTTACGATGATGACCGTACACTTTGTGCTGTTCGTCTTTGGTTTCTGTGTTTTGATAACTATTGCTCACGCAAACAGATATA CACAGAACATTGatggcaaaacaaaaataatgcatgaatgGGTGACACTTGAGTATAATTTTCCTTTGCCAATGAAAAGATCGTTAATAGACCAGAAGTTACTTATTCCCGAAAACCTCGCGCTTGTTAATATGGATGTGATAAGAGGAAGCATCTTTACAACTATAGGTAGGACGTCTAATCCTGGAATTCCAGCAACTCTGAACACAGTTATCAAAAGAAACGGAAAATCCCTTTTAAAACCATTTCCTAGCCTACGACTGAATAGAGCTGGAGATTGTAATAGCATTCAAAGTGCTCAAAGTATTAAGATAGATCCAAATACGAATTATATATGGGTACTGGACGAAGGCAAAGTGAATAACATAAGATTCTGTCGTAGAAAACTTGTAGTCTATTGCATAAAAACGAGACAAGAAGTGTTCCGGCATATATTTCCAGACTCGGTTTTATCTGAATCATCAATGTTGTTTGATTTAACTTTGGATAGAGAACAAGGTTTAACTAGGTATGTCTATGTTGCCGATTCTATTGCTAATAACCTTATTGTTGTTGATGCGGTTACAAACGCATCTTGGTTGTTTTCACATCCGTCAATGGAAGGCGAAGCTAGTGCAGGTAATATAACTGTAAATGGAGAAACGATCTTCAGTAGGGGAGGAATAAATGGTATTTCAACCACATCagatttcaaatttgtttattatttctGTGTTGCTAGTTTCAAAACATGGCAAATACCTACAAGTATTCTTAGAAACCCTTCCGCTGACAGTATTGCATTTGATGAAAATGTTAGAATGATCGGTATTCGTCAACACCATGCTGTTAGTTTGACTTCCGGAACAAGCAGCTTCTATTTTCCTGCTCTAGAAATCAATGATATAATAAAATGGGATCGCAAACAAGACATTCTCTTAGACGGGAGTGAGGAAGTAGTTAACCTGCGGTCATTACAGAGACTGTCATCATCTACTGCCTTGAATTTCGCAGATGGAATGCACGTAGATAACGGATATCTATATTTTGTTACAAATAAACTCCACAAAGTTCGTTTAGGCAATTTGGATTTTACTGGCGATGATGGGCCTAATTTTACCATAGGAAAAATATTTGTTGGAGAAGAAAGCTACTTGCTAGGTACACATCCCAAATCATATAAGAAATGTAACTTACATTAA
- the LOC139500689 gene encoding transcription intermediary factor 1-alpha-like, whose protein sequence is MAIAQDKTDNFDDLLTCTICLETFKGPKYLPCLHTFCKTCINTYTLSTANKGKTETTFKCPICRQDVLMGESPGNPETWAEKLPGNHFVASMMDRQEIRKSEKMCDSCKVNNKSEKARSLCTVCDEAFCSSCETYHKSFKISAKHPIISLEDVGTNKETVIVSSLIFCEEHSGEIIKAYCVDHSKPICTLCATLAHRKCDDVITIEKAVSGIKKSQKSMELSTELKDTNKKLSDLILDRKNHLTDFEKEVQAILTKVSTIKDNIIEHLNKIEEQIKDEIIKSKKETVLKLSEESTDLESLKSTVDNWIAIYDTCLQHGSELQCLLEMNRINENKKKFGDAFNKGMSEIKNISMHLEANDIAENFAKRVANIGEVKLFETNTSPILSLGKTINFHTGNINVIKCIDLNAQCVYLSGLFMKDEFIFTNGQSYKVLKFSHNGDILAELKLLSQPCDIDIINGTRVAVSCSSRTFFIINTHNMTLCHTVANTYPVHGFCHVNGEFILASSTTLTWINATTGIKTDEALTNGDSFYLYAKDRSDFICANGLNTVSRTVNNTKVFSYTNEKLSNARGISVDYDENFYICAHTSGNIHQITKDGKLIRIIPAESIGIKQPWVIRFKKNSNQFFVTCNQTGKIVVCEII, encoded by the coding sequence ATGGCGATTGCACAGGACAAAACAGACAATTTCGATGATTTGTTGACGTGTACCATTTGTTTAGAGACCTTTAAAGGACCCAAATATTTACCTTGTCTCCATACGTTCTGTAAGACATGCATAAACACTTACACTCTGTCTACCGCGAACAAGGGAAAAACTGAAACAACTTTTAAGTGTCCGATTTGTCGACAGGATGTTTTGATGGGAGAGTCACCAGGTAATCCAGAGACATGGGCTGAAAAACTACCAGGTAACCATTTCGTTGCTTCAATGATGGATAGACAGGAAATAAGAAAAAGCGAAAAAATGTGTGATTCATGTAAGGTGAATAATAAATCTGAAAAAGCGAGGTCTTTGTGCACAGTTTGCGACGAGGCGTTTTGCAGTTCTTGCGAAACATACCACAAATCATTTAAGATTTCTGCAAAACACCCGATAATATCCCTGGAGGACGTTGGAACTAATAAAGAAACAGTGATCGTGTCTTCGTTGATATTTTGCGAAGAACATTCAGGGGAAATAATAAAGGCTTATTGTGTTGACCATTCTAAACCTATATGTACATTATGTGCCACTTTAGCGCACAGGAAATGTGATGACGTAATCACAATCGAGAAGGCAGTTTCAggcataaaaaaatcacagaaatCGATGGAATTGTCTACAGAACTTAAAGATACGAATAAAAAATTGTCCGATTTAATACTTGACAGGAAAAATCATTTGACCGATTTTGAAAAAGAGGTTCAAGCTATTCTTACAAAGGTCAGTACCATTAAAGATAACATTATTGAGCATCTGAACAAAATTGAAGAACAAATCAAAGACGAAATAATCAAATCGAAGAAAGAAACAGTCCTGAAACTTTCCGAGGAGTCAACAGATCTTGAAAGTCTGAAAAGTACGGTTGATAACTGGATTGCTATATATGATACTTGTTTACAACATGGGTCCGAACTGCAATGTTTACTGGAAATGAATAGAATTAacgaaaataagaaaaaattcgGTGATGCATTTAACAAAGGTATGAGCGAAATTAAGAATATTTCTATGCATTTAGAAGCTAATGATATAGCAGAAAATTTTGCAAAACGAGTCGCAAATATAGGAGAAGTTAAACTATTTGAAACCAACACTAGTCCGATACTATCGCTGGGAAAAACAATAAACTTTCACACTGGAAATATcaatgtaataaaatgtattgacTTAAATGCACAGTGTGTATATCTAAGTGGTCTTTTTATGAAAGATGAATTTATCTTTACAAACGGTCAGTCATATAAAGTATTGAAATTTAGTCACAATGGAGACATTCTCGCCGAACTTAAGCTATTAAGCCAACCATGCGATATAGATATAATAAATGGCACACGAGTTGCAGTTTCATGCAGTTCAAGAACATTTTTTATCATCAACACACATAATATGACACTGTGTCATACGGTTGCTAACACATATCCAGTTCATGGATTCTGTCATGTTAACGGGGAATTTATTCTTGCAAGTAGCACTACATTAACATGGATTAATGCCACCACTGGCATCAAAACCGATGAGGCTTTAACAAACGGGGACAGTTTTTATCTATATGCTAAAGACAGGAGTGATTTTATTTGTGCGAATGGGTTAAACACGGTATCAAGAACTGTAAATAATACAAAAGTATTTTCTTACACAAATGAGAAACTTTCAAACGCGAGAGGTATATCCGTAGACTATGACgaaaatttttatatttgtgcACACACATCAGGAAACATTCATCAAATAACAAAAGATGGTAAGCTGATAAGAATTATTCCAGCTGAAAGTATTGGAATAAAACAACCGTGGGTTATACGTTTCAAGAAAAATAGCAACCAGTTCTTTGTCACTTGCAATCAAACGGGGAAAATTGTCGTGTGCGAAATAATTTGA
- the LOC139500217 gene encoding SCAN domain-containing protein 3-like, with the protein MLTAWLRDNESTKWSIGIKFVQIQKNSALNKGIGRSPYEALFGKCATIGLTSETKIPKEILMTLEKEEDLLKLQTESVNDQPVTENKTENIVDASDIPESIAEPNVEPSTPITDETQKNVLKCYVCEKDTSGAHMCIKCDKHILVICGTTVSEEGYGSKVVCPNCKIDTNRVRHRSGAIDSQLKQANTMIARSKRELGTAEVGQTVAVPIPMFDRGKGDSRNLLGRVIEVNDKGNAVVATRFGQLLGTFGTNEMGICKQNLILE; encoded by the exons ATGCTAACTGCATGGCTGAGGGACAATGAATCAACAAAGTGGTCAATTGGTATCAAGTTCGTCCAGATTCAAAAGAATTCAGCTCTAAACAAAGGCATTGGACGGTCCCCCTATGAAGCCTTATTTGGTAAATGTGCAACAATTGGATTAACATCAGAAACCAAAATTCCGAAAGAAATATTGATGACCTTAGAAAAGGAAGAGGACTTACTTAAGCTCCAGACAGAGTCTGTAAATGATCAACCTGTAactgaaaataaaacagaaaacattGTCGATGCCTCTGATATACCAGAATctattgcagaaccaaatgtggAACCTTCTACTCCAATCACTGATGAAACGCAAAAG AATGTCTTAAAGTGCTATGTATGTGAAAAGGATACATCTGGAGCTCATATGTGTATTAAATGTGAcaaacacattcttgttatatgtGGTACTACTGTAAGTGAAGAGGGATACGGTTCAAAGGTGGTATGTCCAAATTGTAAAATTGATACCAACAGAGTTCGACATCGTTCTGGAGCCATTGACAGTCAACTGAAGCAGGCAAACACTATGATAGCCAGGAGCAAAAGGGAACTAGGGACGGCAGAAGTTGGGCAAACAGTTGCCGTACCAATACCTATGTTTGATAGAGGGAAGGGTGACAGTAGAAATTTACTCGGCCGAGTCATTGAG gTCAATGATAAGGGAAATGCTGTTGTGGCTACAAGATTTGGACAACTTCTAGGAACATTTGGAACAAATGAGATGggaatatgtaaacaaaatttaattctggaaTAG